Proteins found in one Brevibacillus brevis genomic segment:
- a CDS encoding M15 family metallopeptidase — MLFPPIPKIPDTLLPNPLPIKECGEPMIPLSSLTEKITVYPAYYHEGYAGTQPEAFLREGAARRLATAAAQLPVGYKLVVLDGWRSFEVQASLYERFREALLLQGWQEGPALTEELSKFVAYPTTDLSKPSPHLSGGAVDLTIAGPDGWLEMGTDFDDFSDRADTRHYEELVQPTPKDIEIRDNRRLLYHLMTAAGFVNYPQEWWHFEYGTRTWGQKTQQEPIYGGVLSM; from the coding sequence ATGCTATTTCCTCCGATTCCAAAAATACCGGACACGCTCCTGCCTAACCCACTACCAATCAAGGAATGCGGCGAACCGATGATCCCCCTCTCTTCTCTTACGGAGAAAATCACGGTCTATCCAGCCTACTACCACGAAGGCTATGCAGGAACACAGCCAGAAGCTTTTTTGCGAGAAGGGGCAGCACGCAGGCTCGCCACGGCAGCCGCCCAACTGCCCGTAGGCTACAAACTCGTCGTGCTGGACGGCTGGCGCTCGTTCGAGGTACAGGCATCGTTGTATGAACGTTTTCGTGAAGCCTTGCTTTTACAAGGCTGGCAGGAAGGACCTGCACTCACGGAAGAATTGAGCAAATTCGTCGCATATCCAACAACAGACCTCTCCAAGCCGTCCCCTCACCTATCCGGTGGCGCAGTCGATCTGACTATCGCAGGACCTGATGGCTGGCTGGAGATGGGAACAGACTTCGATGATTTCAGTGACAGGGCTGATACTCGCCATTATGAAGAGCTCGTACAGCCTACCCCAAAAGACATCGAGATTCGCGACAATCGACGATTGCTCTATCATTTGATGACCGCTGCCGGATTCGTCAACTATCCGCAGGAGTGGTGGCATTTTGAGTATGGTACGCGCACTTGGGGACAAAAAACGCAGCAAGAGCCGATCTATGGCGGTGTCTTGTCGATGTAA
- the cobO gene encoding cob(I)yrinic acid a,c-diamide adenosyltransferase codes for MEKNDKKRGLTLVYTGDGKGKTTAAVGLAVRATGRGKKVLMVQFIKSPERTYGEKIIFDKLGIEIVQMGVGFTWTKTPEEHRQALKEAWAFASEKLSSGAYDVVILDELNNALAIDRFPIDDVLPLSDVLEAIQNRPSHIHLVITGRAAKQEILDIADLVTEMKPIKHYYDEGIPAVLGVEF; via the coding sequence ATGGAGAAAAACGATAAGAAGCGGGGCTTGACCCTCGTTTACACAGGAGACGGCAAAGGAAAAACAACGGCAGCAGTCGGATTGGCTGTGCGGGCAACAGGGCGCGGGAAAAAGGTGCTGATGGTTCAATTCATCAAGTCTCCAGAGCGTACATACGGAGAAAAGATTATTTTCGATAAATTGGGCATTGAAATCGTGCAAATGGGCGTCGGCTTCACCTGGACGAAGACACCGGAGGAGCATCGTCAGGCATTGAAAGAAGCTTGGGCGTTTGCGAGCGAGAAGCTCTCTTCCGGAGCGTACGATGTCGTTATTCTGGATGAGCTGAATAATGCATTGGCGATTGACCGCTTCCCGATTGACGATGTGTTGCCATTGTCCGATGTGTTGGAAGCGATTCAAAACAGGCCAAGTCATATCCACCTCGTGATTACGGGACGGGCAGCAAAGCAGGAGATTTTGGACATCGCAGATTTGGTGACAGAGATGAAGCCAATCAAGCATTACTACGATGAAGGGATTCCAGCTGTGCTGGGGGTAGAATTTTGA
- the cobD gene encoding threonine-phosphate decarboxylase CobD — protein sequence MTSAGVIETYGHGGDLLTAAQRFGREPGQFLDYSANINPLGMPASVREMLLASLAAVTHYPDPGHRVFRRALARRLQVPEEWLLPANGAAEAMALAILGLSPQTVGVVYPCFSEYAQLSEQYGARVIGCFGKEANGYKPDPAELYTLFTQCDLVFVGSPNNPTGILYQPDELRQMAEWTKETNTWLIVDEAFLDFVEEERQYTLATQLDHFPRVILMRSMTKMYAIPGLRLGYAIAHPDVIAKMRQKQVSWSVNALALLAGELCLQEQGYEEQTRRLIKVERAYLTDSIRSELGWQVWPSEANFLLLRSPEGLSAEQLQARLGKKGVLIRNCAMYPGLTAHDVRIAVRGREENERLMEALREAHAEGSEQR from the coding sequence TTGACAAGCGCAGGTGTAATAGAGACGTATGGTCATGGCGGAGACTTGCTGACCGCAGCGCAGCGCTTTGGTCGAGAGCCCGGGCAGTTTCTGGATTACAGTGCCAATATTAATCCGCTGGGGATGCCAGCGAGCGTCCGTGAGATGCTGCTGGCTTCGTTGGCTGCTGTTACGCATTACCCAGACCCTGGACATCGTGTGTTTCGTCGGGCACTGGCGAGACGGCTGCAAGTGCCGGAGGAATGGTTGCTGCCTGCCAATGGTGCAGCGGAGGCGATGGCACTGGCCATCCTCGGTCTTTCGCCGCAAACAGTTGGAGTAGTATATCCTTGCTTTTCGGAATACGCGCAACTTTCCGAGCAGTATGGAGCCCGTGTCATTGGCTGCTTCGGGAAGGAAGCGAACGGGTACAAGCCCGATCCTGCCGAGCTGTACACGCTTTTTACGCAGTGTGATCTCGTATTTGTCGGGTCACCAAACAATCCGACAGGAATTCTGTATCAGCCGGATGAGCTACGCCAAATGGCGGAATGGACGAAAGAGACCAATACGTGGCTCATCGTGGATGAGGCTTTCCTCGATTTTGTAGAGGAAGAGCGGCAGTATACATTGGCGACGCAGCTGGACCACTTTCCCCGTGTGATTTTGATGCGGTCGATGACGAAAATGTACGCGATCCCGGGATTGCGCCTGGGCTATGCGATTGCGCACCCGGATGTCATTGCGAAAATGCGCCAAAAGCAAGTGAGCTGGAGCGTGAATGCACTGGCCCTTTTGGCAGGCGAACTGTGCTTGCAGGAGCAGGGATACGAGGAACAGACGCGCAGGCTCATAAAAGTAGAACGTGCGTATTTAACTGATAGCATCCGAAGTGAGTTGGGCTGGCAGGTATGGCCTTCGGAGGCAAATTTTTTGCTACTGCGCTCGCCAGAAGGATTGTCAGCCGAACAATTGCAGGCACGGCTCGGCAAAAAAGGCGTTCTGATCCGCAACTGTGCGATGTATCCCGGTTTGACGGCACATGATGTGAGAATCGCAGTGCGTGGACGAGAGGAAAATGAACGACTTATGGAAGCGCTTCGCGAAGCTCATGCGGAAGGAAGTGAACAGCGATGA
- the cobU gene encoding bifunctional adenosylcobinamide kinase/adenosylcobinamide-phosphate guanylyltransferase, producing the protein MSLVLVTGGVRSGKSRYAEELAMKLSSRVLYVATGKAWDDEMKQRIELHQARRPLEWGCVEVGERLTDYYAFREQYDVVLIDCLSTWVSNRLMSVDEAEWRSASHTQALLQEAEAWLSLVQNSPQKVIAVTSEVGLGGVALSRLGRWFADVLGDVNQRSARQADAVYAVLSGIPWRIKG; encoded by the coding sequence ATGAGCTTGGTGCTGGTAACAGGCGGTGTCCGTTCAGGAAAAAGCCGCTACGCGGAAGAGCTTGCAATGAAGCTGAGCAGTCGAGTCCTGTACGTGGCGACAGGCAAGGCTTGGGATGATGAAATGAAGCAGAGAATCGAGCTGCATCAAGCACGTCGTCCGCTGGAATGGGGCTGTGTAGAGGTAGGAGAGCGCTTAACCGATTACTACGCATTTCGTGAGCAGTATGATGTGGTGTTGATCGATTGTCTGTCCACCTGGGTGAGTAATCGATTAATGAGCGTGGATGAGGCGGAATGGAGAAGTGCTTCACACACGCAAGCCCTGTTGCAAGAGGCGGAGGCATGGCTGTCCCTCGTTCAGAATTCCCCGCAAAAAGTCATTGCTGTCACAAGCGAGGTCGGATTGGGCGGTGTAGCCTTGAGTCGTTTGGGCAGATGGTTCGCGGATGTTCTGGGGGATGTCAATCAGAGAAGTGCGCGACAAGCGGACGCCGTCTACGCGGTTTTGTCAGGGATACCGTGGAGGATCAAAGGATGA
- the cobS gene encoding adenosylcobinamide-GDP ribazoletransferase encodes MNAFLHAISFFTRIPVPWLRPSEEAWRRSVNWYPAVGLVIGLLLWGVHQAGLVLFSPWIAAILTLVAWVYVTGGLHMDGWMDLADGLGSSRPREQVLAIMKDSRVGAMGVLAAIMLLLMKAGAVAELAHPGWGSFLIVAPVAARTHVLLSIKLWPYLSADKGIGKGISAGLSVSAIIVSYIVVFAAGWYLGGLQVMTAIFLSLLFALLFSRSVAKKLGGLNGDCYGAVIESSEAVVLLVLVGSWWL; translated from the coding sequence ATGAATGCATTTTTACACGCGATCTCGTTTTTTACGCGTATTCCGGTTCCGTGGCTTCGTCCTTCCGAGGAGGCGTGGAGAAGAAGCGTCAACTGGTATCCCGCAGTTGGTCTCGTCATCGGTTTACTGCTATGGGGTGTGCATCAAGCGGGACTGGTGTTGTTTAGTCCGTGGATCGCCGCTATTCTGACGCTAGTCGCATGGGTCTACGTGACTGGTGGTCTTCATATGGATGGGTGGATGGACCTCGCGGACGGTCTTGGCAGTAGTAGACCGCGAGAGCAAGTGCTTGCAATTATGAAGGACAGCCGCGTAGGTGCAATGGGGGTTCTTGCTGCGATTATGCTTTTGCTGATGAAGGCGGGTGCAGTCGCAGAGCTCGCACATCCGGGATGGGGCAGCTTTTTGATCGTAGCACCAGTGGCAGCGCGGACACATGTGCTTTTGTCGATCAAGCTCTGGCCATATCTTTCGGCGGACAAAGGAATCGGAAAAGGCATCAGTGCTGGGCTTTCCGTTTCCGCTATCATCGTGAGCTACATCGTCGTGTTTGCCGCAGGTTGGTATCTTGGGGGCTTGCAGGTCATGACAGCTATTTTCCTGTCGCTGTTGTTCGCTCTACTGTTTTCACGCTCGGTTGCAAAAAAACTGGGCGGACTAAACGGAGACTGCTACGGGGCTGTTATCGAAAGCAGTGAAGCGGTCGTTCTGCTGGTGTTAGTCGGGAGCTGGTGGTTATGA
- a CDS encoding histidine phosphatase family protein codes for MKLVWIRHGETDSNREHRYLGHSDVPLNERGHLHASDLAKELSVLIGRPAAIYSSDLLRCRQTAEPLAAMVGLSVISEPALRELSFGEWELMTYDELMQLDPVRATRWYDDPFRNRPPRGESLEELGMRVDRWLRSLLERVGKEEASNTVVIVTHGGVIRWFQAAWLENNPDRYWQVEGLKHGKALVTECLDAEGQNWMR; via the coding sequence ATGAAACTGGTTTGGATACGTCACGGGGAGACAGACAGCAATCGTGAGCATCGATATTTGGGACATAGCGACGTTCCTTTAAATGAGCGCGGGCATCTGCACGCGAGTGATTTGGCCAAGGAATTATCAGTGCTCATCGGACGACCCGCTGCGATTTACTCGAGTGACCTGCTCAGATGCAGGCAGACTGCCGAACCGCTCGCAGCTATGGTGGGGCTATCGGTTATTTCGGAACCAGCCTTGAGAGAGCTGTCTTTTGGCGAGTGGGAACTGATGACGTACGATGAGCTGATGCAGTTGGACCCTGTGCGGGCAACGAGATGGTACGACGATCCTTTTCGAAATCGACCTCCACGTGGGGAGAGTCTGGAAGAGCTGGGGATGCGCGTGGATCGTTGGCTACGTTCTTTGTTGGAGAGAGTGGGCAAGGAGGAGGCATCCAATACAGTCGTCATCGTCACACATGGCGGCGTAATCCGCTGGTTCCAGGCCGCGTGGCTCGAAAACAATCCCGACCGATATTGGCAGGTCGAGGGCCTTAAGCATGGTAAGGCTCTGGTAACGGAATGCTTGGATGCGGAAGGGCAGAATTGGATGCGATAA
- the cbiB gene encoding adenosylcobinamide-phosphate synthase CbiB yields MTEVWILCAAYLIDRVVGDPRSLPHPVIIMGWWITRLERVIRSLVKEESHLKLAGVLFPVVIVGGSYAVVWLLLWGATFIHPVLAWILGAWLISTTIATKGLADAGMEIARHLMAGDMEAARRSLSMVVGRDTERLDEPEVCRGAVETVAENIVDAIVSPLIYAAIGGAPLAMAYRAANTLDSMVGYKNEKYLNLGWASARFDDVLNYIPARLTALLLVVASWLQRLNGKQCWAMIRRDAHLHPSPNSGLPEAGVAGALGVQLGGLNYYQGVASNRAKMGDAKRPLQASDIVATIRLMYLVSLLCLLVSVMISILL; encoded by the coding sequence ATGACAGAAGTATGGATATTATGCGCGGCCTACTTGATTGATCGGGTGGTAGGAGACCCCCGGAGCCTGCCGCATCCAGTGATCATCATGGGCTGGTGGATTACACGATTGGAGCGGGTCATACGTTCTCTGGTCAAAGAGGAGTCGCATTTGAAGCTGGCAGGAGTCCTGTTCCCGGTCGTGATCGTTGGCGGCAGCTACGCTGTTGTTTGGCTGCTTTTGTGGGGAGCGACGTTCATCCATCCGGTGCTTGCCTGGATCTTGGGTGCCTGGTTGATTTCCACGACGATCGCGACAAAAGGCTTGGCCGATGCCGGGATGGAGATTGCCCGTCATCTTATGGCTGGGGATATGGAAGCGGCGAGACGCTCCTTGTCCATGGTAGTCGGACGTGATACAGAGCGGCTAGATGAACCGGAAGTATGTCGGGGAGCGGTGGAAACCGTGGCGGAAAACATCGTCGATGCGATCGTCTCTCCGCTAATTTACGCAGCGATTGGGGGAGCGCCGTTGGCAATGGCGTACCGTGCCGCCAATACCCTTGACTCCATGGTTGGCTATAAAAACGAGAAGTATCTGAATCTCGGCTGGGCATCTGCCCGCTTTGACGATGTACTGAACTACATACCCGCCCGTTTGACAGCTTTGTTGCTCGTCGTCGCAAGCTGGCTGCAACGATTGAATGGGAAACAGTGCTGGGCAATGATCAGAAGAGATGCGCATTTGCATCCGAGTCCAAACAGCGGTTTGCCGGAAGCCGGAGTCGCTGGCGCACTAGGCGTACAGCTCGGGGGATTGAATTATTACCAAGGCGTTGCGTCGAATCGGGCAAAAATGGGAGATGCGAAGCGACCATTGCAGGCAAGTGACATTGTCGCGACGATTCGTTTGATGTATCTCGTTTCGCTCTTATGTCTGCTCGTTAGCGTGATGATATCGATTTTATTATAA
- the cobJ gene encoding precorrin-3B C(17)-methyltransferase produces the protein MSGKLFVIGFGPGSFEHITKRAREALQESDVIIGYSTYVDLIRGLLTNQQIVSTGMTEEVARAREAVRQAEEEGKKVAVISSGDSGVYGMAGLVYEVLVEKGWTEATGVPIEIVPGISAINSCGAILGAPIMHDACTISLSDHLTPWELIAKRIDAAGMADFVIALYNPRSGRRTRQIVEAQRILLQYRSPDTPVGIVKSAYRERETVVVTTLAQMLEHDIGMLTTVIIGNTSTFVYDGKMITPRGYQRKYTLSADEQPLKPHQRLRVENEPWSLEATEESLASAPAAPATSKEERPVAVTEDSVTATEPANRAATSTAVLEAPPVTEEAAPKAPFAWAMEALTAINAAKGIETKPAAGQVHRPVSTFTPEMIFECAVSPGVANKKITPLQMMAIAEVAGEKGEIEYTPHHQMILRVPTANPESITSRLRELGLILSPIGDVLQVKACDFCDGEKKDSIPYADELHQKLGGKEMPKELKIGFNGCGMACYGAVQEDIGIVFRKGKFDLFLGAKTVGRNAHSGIPVAEGIEKEEIVPLVERIVNRFKKEAFPNERFHKFFQRVGELEGFAWYEPAKAEIENAACGD, from the coding sequence ATGAGCGGCAAATTGTTTGTGATCGGGTTTGGTCCAGGAAGTTTTGAGCATATCACCAAGCGGGCGCGGGAAGCCCTGCAGGAGTCCGATGTCATTATCGGCTATTCCACCTACGTAGACTTGATCCGCGGACTTTTGACGAATCAGCAAATCGTCAGCACAGGGATGACGGAAGAAGTGGCGCGTGCACGAGAAGCCGTGCGTCAGGCGGAAGAGGAAGGCAAAAAGGTAGCGGTCATTTCCAGTGGAGACTCAGGAGTTTACGGGATGGCAGGTCTCGTATACGAGGTGTTGGTGGAAAAAGGCTGGACAGAAGCTACCGGCGTACCCATCGAAATCGTACCGGGCATCTCGGCGATCAATTCCTGTGGAGCGATCCTCGGTGCGCCTATCATGCACGATGCATGTACGATCAGTCTGAGCGATCACTTGACGCCGTGGGAACTGATTGCCAAACGAATTGACGCAGCAGGGATGGCTGACTTTGTGATCGCGTTGTACAACCCGCGCAGCGGACGACGCACACGCCAGATCGTCGAAGCGCAACGCATTCTTTTGCAGTACCGCTCACCAGATACGCCGGTCGGTATCGTGAAAAGTGCTTATCGCGAACGTGAAACGGTTGTCGTGACGACACTGGCACAAATGCTGGAGCATGATATCGGCATGTTGACCACCGTGATTATCGGAAATACATCGACGTTTGTATACGACGGCAAAATGATTACGCCGCGCGGTTATCAGCGCAAATATACGCTGTCTGCCGATGAGCAGCCACTGAAGCCGCATCAGCGTCTGCGTGTAGAAAATGAGCCTTGGTCGCTCGAGGCCACCGAGGAGAGCCTAGCGTCAGCTCCGGCAGCACCAGCAACATCGAAGGAAGAAAGACCAGTAGCTGTGACTGAGGACAGCGTAACGGCTACAGAACCAGCAAATCGTGCAGCAACAAGCACGGCAGTACTGGAAGCGCCTCCTGTAACAGAAGAAGCCGCACCAAAAGCTCCATTCGCATGGGCCATGGAGGCGTTGACGGCTATCAATGCGGCGAAAGGTATTGAAACCAAGCCAGCTGCAGGCCAAGTCCACCGTCCGGTATCTACCTTTACGCCGGAGATGATTTTCGAATGCGCGGTAAGTCCGGGCGTTGCCAACAAAAAAATCACGCCGCTGCAAATGATGGCGATTGCCGAAGTGGCTGGCGAAAAAGGCGAGATCGAATACACCCCACACCACCAAATGATTTTGCGCGTGCCGACTGCCAACCCTGAAAGCATTACTAGCCGCTTGCGAGAGCTTGGGTTGATTCTCAGTCCGATCGGAGATGTTTTGCAGGTAAAGGCGTGTGATTTCTGCGACGGCGAGAAAAAAGACAGCATCCCTTATGCCGACGAACTGCATCAAAAGCTGGGTGGAAAAGAAATGCCGAAGGAACTGAAGATCGGCTTCAACGGCTGCGGGATGGCGTGCTACGGCGCGGTTCAAGAGGATATCGGAATCGTATTCCGCAAAGGAAAGTTCGATTTATTCCTGGGAGCCAAAACGGTTGGACGCAATGCACACTCCGGTATTCCGGTAGCAGAAGGCATCGAAAAAGAAGAGATTGTTCCACTCGTGGAGCGAATCGTGAACCGATTCAAAAAAGAAGCATTTCCGAATGAGCGGTTCCACAAGTTTTTCCAACGTGTAGGTGAGCTGGAGGGCTTTGCATGGTACGAGCCAGCAAAAGCTGAAATCGAGAATGCTGCATGCGGAGATTAA
- a CDS encoding sirohydrochlorin chelatase: MDAVLFVGHGSKDPEGNEEIRQFVATLTPDLDVPIIETCFLEFARPDMLQGLNTCVARGATRVAVIPIILFSAGHAKIHIPAAIDEAKELHPHVQFIYGRPIGIHDEVINILTARMEEAGFASGEDHDDLAVLVIGRGSSDADANSDIYKMSRLFWERYKAKWVETAFMGVTYPLYDEGVERCLKLGAKRIVLLPYFLFTGVLIKRMSDQLEKFREQYPEAQFEMAEYFGFHPLLKEVLKDRVEEALHGEVKLNCDTCQYRLAAMEHIDHHHHHHDDEHGHHHHHGHHHHHHHDHDHDHDHDHDHKHKHDHVTK, translated from the coding sequence ATGGACGCAGTATTATTTGTAGGTCATGGAAGCAAAGACCCGGAAGGCAATGAAGAGATTCGACAGTTTGTGGCGACGCTAACACCGGATTTGGATGTACCGATAATCGAGACGTGCTTTCTGGAGTTTGCCCGTCCTGACATGCTGCAAGGCTTGAATACCTGCGTGGCGCGGGGGGCAACCCGCGTGGCGGTGATTCCAATCATCCTGTTCTCTGCCGGACATGCAAAAATTCATATTCCTGCTGCCATCGACGAGGCGAAGGAGCTGCACCCACACGTTCAATTCATCTATGGACGCCCGATCGGCATTCACGACGAAGTCATCAATATTTTGACCGCTCGCATGGAAGAGGCAGGCTTTGCCTCCGGAGAAGACCACGATGACCTGGCTGTACTTGTAATCGGACGCGGTAGCAGCGATGCAGATGCCAATAGCGATATTTACAAAATGTCCCGACTGTTCTGGGAGCGCTATAAAGCCAAGTGGGTAGAGACCGCCTTCATGGGCGTGACATATCCGTTGTACGATGAGGGCGTGGAGCGTTGCTTGAAGCTGGGGGCGAAGCGCATCGTTCTCTTGCCGTACTTCCTATTCACGGGTGTGTTGATCAAACGGATGAGCGACCAGCTGGAGAAGTTCCGCGAGCAATATCCAGAAGCCCAGTTCGAAATGGCCGAGTATTTTGGCTTCCATCCGTTGTTGAAGGAAGTGCTCAAGGATCGTGTGGAGGAAGCGTTGCACGGTGAAGTGAAGCTGAACTGTGATACCTGTCAGTACAGGCTCGCAGCGATGGAGCACATCGACCATCACCATCACCACCACGATGACGAGCATGGACATCATCATCACCATGGTCACCACCACCATCATCATCACGACCACGATCACGACCATGACCACGACCACGATCACAAGCACAAGCACGACCACGTTACCAAGTAG